GTTGAACGGATAGATACAATAACTAAACTGCTGCCTGATTGGCAGTGCTCAAGAGTTGATCTAACTCAAGTCTGCTTGCTGTCTATACGCTCTACAACTTAGGCGTTGATCGTATATCTGGGGAAGGACATATCCAGGAAGTTTGGTGCCAGCCACATTCTCTAACTCCTATGGCTTCACGCATATTCTTATGAGGGTTGCGGGGCTCATTGTAGTTGGCCCGGATAGTACGCTTGCCTTCAGCGGCATAAATTTATCTAAAAGAAAGAGCTAATATCAGTAGTATTCTATGGTCAAGTGCCGGACTTATTTACCAATATGAGTTTGATAGGAGAAATAGGCTTTCAATTTTCTTATGCACTTCTTTATTATTGCTGTAAAATTAGCTTTAATAGCTGCTAAAGGTGAGAGTTTAAGTTAAACAAAAAGCGTTTTACTGAGTTGTATTTAATAAAAAAAGCGGTGCAGTAAAATACCGCACCGCTTTTGCTAGCCTCATGTAAACCTCATCAGAAGAGCTTATAAATTGAAAAAATTAAATATATCAGTTTAAAAAATTAAGCTCGTCTTTAACCTTTACTTCACATCTATATAGTCAAACTTGTTGCCAGCGTGCCAAAAGCCTGTGAGAGGGCTTTTGTGCTATAAGTATATGAACATAATTCTACAAGGCTGAGTAATTTTTACCCATTGTGTGTCTTCTTTATGCAACAGTTTGCATCTTTCTAAGTCTACTTACCTTCAAATACACCACTGCAACACTGCAAAATATGAAGCCCAGACAAGTATCTGACCCATGTAGGTAAGTTGAATTTATAACTAATTTAATATTTTACTGTATTTTAATAATCAATCGGTAAGTTCCTTTGATTACAACTATTTAAGGGCAGGTGTAAAAAACTAAAGAAGATTTTAAAATAGTCTGCAAACGAACCAGTATTTGCCTTTTATAGTTAGTGTTAAAATGTAAGTTGTGGTACCATAATATAACTGTATATTGCTGGTATATAATTTTTTTGTGATTATGCTGCGCTGATATGCGCATAATCCACTTTTTGCATCTGATGGTTGCCAAAACTACATTGTAAGGATTGCTGCCTCTTAGGCTGGCAGCAGCTTTCTGAGTTTCCCTTATTTGTAACATGAATTGTTACAAATTTAATTTGATGAAGCCCAAAGAGCAGATCAACTATATTTATGATCATTGCAGATTGGTTGACTTTCAGGTTGTACGTGAGCAATACCGTACCTTTGGTATTTGTCTGTACCATAATGGGCAAATATTCATTGAAGTGAGCTTTGATGGACTTCAGGGGGATAGAGTACGCCAGATAAAAGCCTACGAAAGTGTGAAAAAGCTGGCGCACTGGTACGAGCGTATAGATATTAAAGAAGTAATACCTCAAAAGATCTAAATACGAGCATCGGGTATCTGCTGGCTACTGGCCAGATGGCTGTTGGTATAGTGAGGGTCTTCTGTAACTTCCTGGCTAAACCACTCGGGTACTTCTAGTTGCTGGCTTGCTTCTACTGAGGCAAATTCTACCTCGGCCATCACCAGCCCACTGAGTTTGTCTTCAAAAACATCTAACTCAATGGTGTGCTGATCGTGCGGTATCTTAAAGCGTTTCTTTTTAATGCTCCTTGGCGCAGCGAGTGGCCATAGCGCATTAAACTGATCGGCCGTAAGTTCTATTTCTACTTCTTCTCTTTCTAAGAATCCCTGACCTTTAACAGTTAGGTAGTAATGTTCTCCTTTGCTACGGACCCGGATCTGCCGTCCGCTGGTATCCTCTGTCAGATAAGCCTGTTGTATAGGAATACCTTTGTACTGAGTAGTTACAAAATCAGGGAGTTCTCTTACTAAAAATTTGCGTTCAATCTCTTTTGCCATAAAAAATTAGTTGCCCGGCATAGGAAAACCCCGGGAAGTGCCTTCAATCTCTTTAGCGTAAAACACATCCAGAATTCTACCCGCCAGTATTAAAAAATAAGTGCTGGAACAGTGGTGGGTCATATACTGCTTGGAGAGCTTGTAATACGCGCTTATGTTGTGGTTGAGGTGATCGTAAATATCTTCTATTATCACCTGAACATTAACATTCCGTACCTCGGCTAACTCCTCAATTTTGTAGAAGTAGTCGTTGTCAATCAGATAGTTAGCTATTTCGGACTCACTAAGGTACATCGTAGTTAAAACTTAAGTGAATATTAACTTATCTACCGGAGGAAAGCCTAAACCGGCCTTTCCCTACATCTTTCTACTAGCCGTTTCTTTTACCAGCAAAATTGTACTTCAAGATAGTACATTCCATTCAATTATTCTTCTTTATAAAAAGTTTTACTGAAAAACAGAAAATTTTAGTAAGAAGCACCATACAACATACTTGTACAGATCAGGTGTAAAGCCAAAGAATAAACGGAATACTAAAAATTGCCAGAAAAGTCTCAAAGGTGAGTATGCCGGCCATTAGCTCGCTATCGCCTCCCATCTGCCGGGCAAGTATATAAGAAGATATAGCACCCGGCACAGACGCATATACCAATGCTACTTCACGGCTTACACCTTCCATCTGTACCAGGTAGAATAGTAGCATCAGCAGGCTGGGTAAAGCCAGTAATTTGCAGGACGAAGTAAGGCTGATTACTCCCAATGAGTGTTGAAGCGCTTTAAAGTTGAGTCCGGCACCTACCGAAAGTAGTCCAAGTGGTAAAGCTGCACGGCTAAATATGTTCATAAACTCTAGGCCACCTTCCGGCAGACCCAGAAAGTTGAGGACAATGCCTAGCAAACAAGCTACTATAAGAGGGTTGGTGATAAAAGTTCGGCTAAGTGATTTCCAGTCTCTACTGGACTGCGGAATATACAAAGTAAAAACTGCCACGCTCAGTACGTTTACCAAAGGTACTACTAGGGCTATGGCAATAGCCGTTAGCGCAAGTCCCTGTTCCTGGTACAAAGCTCCGGCTGCGGCCAGTCCTACATAAGTATTAGGCCTGATACTTCCCTGAAAAACCGAAGTAAAGCGAGCGGGCTTAATCCTGGCTATCCGCTGAACAATTATCAGTAGTAAAGAGACCAAAAGTGTGGCTAGCACTAACAAACCCGCCATAGGCAATATGCTTGTATCGCTGAGCCGGGCCTCTGCTATTTTGCTGATAAGCAAAGCAGGAAGTAGTACATAATAAGTGAGCCGGTCAGCTAAAGGCCAAAAGGCTTTGCCAGGAAAATTGTAGCGGTAAAATACCTGCCCTAAAATAACAACTCCAAAAATTGGCAGCAGTGCTTCCAGAAACTTAAGCATAGAACATTATACGATAATCAGGTGTAGCATTTCCGCTTACAAAGGTATCATGCCTGGGCAAATTATCTTATTATTGCTGTCATAGTTTAGCAAGCCTATGCCATACAATCTGCACCACAAAAAATTCAGGGCCATCACCAATACAGACAATGGCGAAGTTAGTAGTCAAACCCTATTTCATTATCATCAGGAAGATGATTTGGTATGGGCTGTTTATCAGGGCGGAGGTATACGTAAAGGTACCTTGGTAGGTCAGTGGCGAGAAGGTAATCTTCTGGAGTTTCGCTACCAGCATTTAAGTACAGACGGAACGTTTAAAAGTGGAGAGTGTATATCCAGACCCGAACTGAAAGTAGACGGTAAACTCAGGCTGCACGAAACATGGCAATGGACGAGCGGAGACAAAAGCAGAGGCACATCTGTAATAGAAGAAATTTAAAATGACTATGGCAAAAACAATTCAGATAAGCCAGATAGATGCCTTTACGAATCAGGCATTTGGGGGTAACCCCGCAGCAGTATGTATAACGGACAAGCCTCTGCCAGAAGAGCTGATGCAGAATATAGCGATGGAAATGAACCTGGCAGAAACCGCTTTTTTGGTAAAAAAAGATGAGGGCTATCATCTTCGGTGGTTTACGCCGGCTACCGAGGTAAAGCTGTGCGGACATGCTACTCTGGCCAGCGCCTTTGTGCTTTGGCAAAAGGGTTTATTGTCTGCCGAAGAAGACGCGCTTTTCTACACTTTGAGCGGTGAGCTTAGAGCCAGCAAAGAAGGTGAATACATTGTACTGGATTTTCCGGCTACTCCCGCCCAAGAAGTAGATAACCCTCAGCTCAGCCAGCTTACAGCCGCCAAGCCGATATTTGTAGGCAAAAACGAATACGATTACCTGCTGGTGTTTGAGAAGGAAAAAGATGTGCTTGAGTTTAAGCCCGACTTCAACCAGATGGGTACTATAGAGTGTAGAGGTATTATTGTAAGTGCACCCTCATCAGATGGTATGCTAGACATTGTTTCCCGTTTTTTTGCACCTGCTTGCGGTATTAATGAAGATCCGGTTACCGGTTCTGCGCATTGTACACTGGCGCCTTACTGGTCAGCGGTAATGAACAAGAACGGACTAAAGGCCTATCAGGCTTCTGCTCGTGGAGGACATCTGGAGCTTGTACTTCAGGGAGACAGAGTGAAGCTCAAAGGCCAGGCCGTAGCTATTATGGAAGCCAGCCTGCTGTTACCCTCTTAATTTTACGGTCTTGTCAGATAAGTTTTCGCTATATTTCTGGCTGGTTTGCTATGCAAATGCTTATTAGATTTATCGGTTTAAAACTAAATTTCGTCTATGTATATTCAGGGTGACGCTAAAAAAGAAATGACCTACGATGCCATTGTTATTGGCTCAGGAATTAGTGGTGGCTGGGCAGCCAAAGAGTTGTGTGAGCAGGGGCTGAAAACACTGGTATTAGAAAGAGGCCGACAGGTAGAGCATGTCAAGGATTATCCTACCACAAATAAATTTCCGTGGGAGATACCTCACCGAGGACGTTTTACACCAGAGTTTGCCAAGGAGAACCCGATTGTAGATCGTTGCTACGCTTTTGATGAGGCTACCGAGCACTTCTTCGTCAAAGATAAGGAGCATCCTTATGTGCAGGAGAAGCCCTTTGACTGGATTAGAGGTTATCAGGTAGGAGGAAAGTCACTCATATGGGCCAGACAAACACAGCGCTGGAGCGATTATGAGTTTGAGGCTCCGGCCCGCGATGGTTTTGCGGTAGACTGGCCTATCCGTTACAAAGATCTGGCACCCTGGTACGCTCATGTAGAAAAATTTGTTGGCATCAGTGGTAATCGGGATGGTATAGATAATCTACCAGATAGTGAGGTGCTACCTCCTTTTGAGCTTAATTGTGTGGAGAAGCATATACGAGACAGAGTTAAAGAACAGTATACTGACCGTCAGGTAATTATTGGGCGTTGTGCTCACCTTACCGAGCCGCAGGAGATACACCTGCAACAAGGTAGGGGCAAATGCCAGGCACGGCACCTGTGTTACAGAGGTTGTCCTTTTGGAGCCTATTTCAGCTCAAATTCTTCTACCATTCCCTGGGCCTCTAAAACCGGCAATCTAACTTTACGCCCAGACTCCGTAGTACACTCAATCATTTACGATGAAGCCAAGGGCAAAGCCGTAGGTGTTCGGGTAATTGATGCACACTCTAAAGAGATGATGGAGTACTACGCACGTATTGTATTTGTTAATGCGGCAGCGCTTAACTCTAATTTAATTCTACTTAACTCTACCTCTAATCGTTTCCCTAATGGGCTGGGTAATGATAATGAGCTGCTTGGCAAATATGTAGCCTTCCACAACTATCGCGGTAGTATGCTGGCAACCTACGAAGGGTTTGAGGATCAGTACTATCATGGTCGCCGTCCCACTACGGCATTTATACCTTCATTCAGAAATGTGCGCCAGCAGGAAACCGACTTTTTAAGAGGATATATGGTGGCGTTTAGTGCTTCTCGTATGGGCTGGAATCGTGGCATGCAGGAGGCAGCACGTTTTGGCGGAGCGTGGAAAGATGAACTTTCTCAACCAGGGATGTGGCAGGTGTATATGATGATGCAGGGAGAGACAGTGCCCCGTGAAGAAAATCACGTACGACTGAGCGAAGACCAGAAAGATCCATTTGGTATACCACAGCTGGTAACCTCTATCAGCTATGATGATAATGATGAAAAAGTGCTACAGGATTTTATGGAGCAGGGCACAGAAATGCTGGAGAAGTCTGGCTGTGCAAATATTCGTACTATGGACAGTGGTCAGGCTCCCGGACTGGATATACACGAAATGGGCGGGGTAAGAATGGGTAAAGATCCTAAAAGCTCTCTGCTTAACCAATGGAATCAGCTTCACGAATGTAAGAATGTCTTTGTTACAGATGGGGCCTGCATGACTTCAGTAGGTAATCAGAATCCTTCACTTACTTTTATGGCACTTACTGCCCGTGCTGCCAATCATGCAGTAGAAGAAATGAAAAAAGGCAACTTATAGCAGGAAAGGCTCTCTTCTTTGATGTTTGAGGGCCTTAAGTTGCTTTTTCTCGCAAAGAAACATAACTGATGCCAAGCTGTTACAAAAGTTGTAGCAGTTCTATTTTTTGCAGTAACAAGTTTCTTTATGGACTCATTTTTTAAACAGTATGCAGAGGCCGCTACCACTTCATTAGGCTTTTTCTGGATGGCTCTCTGGGCATTTGTATTAGGTTATGCGGTAAGCAGCATGATACAGGTTTTTGTAACTCAGGAGCGCATGAAGCGCACTATGGGCCGAGCCGATAGTAAGTCTGTACTTTTGGGTACTTTTTTCGGTTTTATCAGCAGCTCGTGTAGCTTTTCTGCTTTAGCTACTACCAAATCCCTATTTAAAAAAGGAGCAGGTTTTGTGCCTTCTATGGCTTTTCTGCTGGCCTCTACCAATTTGGTCATTGAGCTGGGCATTATCATTTCTATTTTCTTAAGCTGGCAGTTTGTGGTAGGCGAGTATGTAGGAGGTATACTTCTGATCTTAATCTCATGGCTGCTGATACGGCTTACCAAGCCAAGTAAACTTATTAAAAAGGCAAGAGAAAGGCTAGGGCAGGGGGATGAGCATCAGATGGAAGAAACTAACTGGAAGAAGCGTATCCGCAGTATCCAGGGCTGGCAGCAAGTGAGCATGAAGTATTTTATGGAGTGGAAAATGGTCTGGAAAGATGTAACTGTAGGCTTTACTCTCGCGGGCATTATTGCTTCCTTTGTACCTTCCAGCTTTTTTGAGACCCTTTTTATTGGAAGTGGGGGCAGCGAACAAGCAGGTAGCTTAAGTTTTTTAACATTGCTGGAACATGTAGTAGTTGGCCCTCTGGCCGCTTTCTGTACCTTTATCGGCTCTATGGGTAATATCCCTCTGGCCTCATTGCTGTATAGCAATGGCGTGAGTTTCGCGGGAGTCATGGCTTTTATTTTTAGTGATCTGGTGGTTTTTCCAGTACTAAGAATAAATGCCAAATACTATGGATGGAAAATGTCACTCTATATACTTTTTCTTCTCTTTACAGCCTTAATTGCTACCTCTCTGCTCATGCATTATGGCTTTCTGTGGTTAGACATACTTCCGCAATCGCAAGGCAAAAGTGCTGCTGATCAAGACCACTTTAAAATAGATTATACCTTCTTTTTAAATCTGGCATTTCTAATTATTTCTGGCATTTTCGCCTATCTCGCTTTTGGCAAAAAAAATAAAGCGGGACATCATCATCATGAAATGGCAGATAAAGGCGCAGTAGAAACGGTGCTTAAGTACCTGGCTATTATTTCATATGTATGGCTGGCAGGTGGACTCATCGTTAAGTTTTTTGTTTTATAAAGCTTTACTATAGGTTTATTTGATGTAGAACTTCACCTCAATATGGGTATAAGTTTACAGACACTACTCATTAAATAAAATACGTTTTGTATGCTTGTATTCTATGTAACAGGTTGTTAGTTAGTGGTTTGTGTTATTTTCTTAGGCTCTGGCACAATTATTCTCAGTTTCATATACCACTAACCAACGCAAATTTTTTGATATGAAACTGAATATAATCGCAATAGCCGCTTTGACCATTTTTTCATTCAAACTAAGTCCAAGCCAGGCACATACAATAGAGAATTCAACTACTTTACAAGCAGTTGCTAGTGACCGTAACGAAATAGAGTACGAGAACTTACCTAATGCGGTAAAGATATCTTTTGAAGGATCTGAATACAGCGATTGGAAAATAGGTCGTGCCTACGAGGTAGATACGGATGGTTTTGTCCTTTACGAGATTTCTATTTCCAATGGAAATGATGCAAGAATTATTACCTATGATGCTGATGGAAATAGAATGGGCTAAGAGGCTTACTGTTTTAACTTAATACACACAAATTATATCGCATACATACAAATAGAGGAGCTGAATATCTTCCTTTATTAATTCAACTCTTGTCGTGTCGCTGACGAGAAAAATGAAAACCTGCTTTCTATTTTTGAGGGCAGGTTTTTTTGTGTACAGTTGCCAATCGGCGATCAGCAAAATACTATTTATATTGAACCCGATGATAAGATAGCTCCCTATGGTTAAAAGCAGAGACTGGATTTTAGTAATTATCGTATTTTCACAGTTTGCATGCACCTCTTTATGGTTTGCCAGTAATGCGGTTATGCCTGGGCTTATACAAGAATTTAACTTTGCGCTTAGCGATTTAGGAAGTATTACCTCAGCAGTTCAGTTTGGTTTTATTGTGGGAACGCTTAGCTATGCTTTGCTTACTTTGGCAGATCGTTTTTCCCCTTCCAAAGTGTTTTTTTTAAGTGCAGTAGCCGCTGCTGCTTTTAACTTAGGACTTAGCTGGGGAGAGCATAGCGTAATGTCAGTACTAGGGCTGCGCTTTGCCTGTGGTTTTTTTCTGGCAGGCATTTATCCGGTAGGCATGAAAATAGCCTCCGACTATTTTGAAACAGGCTTAGGCAAAGCTTTAGGTTATTTGGTAGGAGCATTGGTGTTAGGCACAGCATTTCCTCATTTGCTCAATAGCCTGGAGCTAAATTTTTCATGGCGTTTTATATTCTTCATCACCTCCGCACTAGCCCTAAGTGGAGGCTTGCTTATATGGTTGCTGGTGCCTAATGGGCCTTATCGTAAGCTTAGCCAGAAGCTCAAATGGTCTGCATTATTTAGCGTATTCAAAAATCGTAAATTTCGTATGGCTTCCTGGGGCTATTTTGGGCATATGTGGGAGCTGTATGCCTTTTGGGCTTTTATTCCTGTATTGCTTCTGCATTACCAGCAATTGCAGCAACAGGCACTGCGTGTTTCAGTGATTTCTTTTTTTACAATTGCTATCGGAGGCCTGGCTTGTGTTATCAGTGGGTGGGCTTCCCAGAAATATGGTAGTAAAGTTGCTGCCAGTATAAGCCTTTTAGGTTCTGGTGTTTGTTGCTTACTTTCTCCTTTAGCATTTTATATGCCTCCCGCCCTTCTATTAATATTTCTTCTGATCTGGGGTATGCTGGTAGTAGCAGACTCCCCTCAGTTTTCTGCTTTGGTAGCTCGTCATGCTCCTGCCTCAAATAGAGGTACCGCATTAACTATTGTCAACAGTATTGGGTTTTCAATTACCATTATAAGCATTCAACTTCTGAGTTTGCTACTTCATCATCTTGAAATACACTTTCTTTTTTTAGTATTAGTTGCCGGACCACTAGTGGGGCTTGCAGCTATGCGCAGGTTTGGTAAAGAAGAGTTTTAAGTCTGCTAAAGCTAAACATATAAACTGCTTTAGGAGTATAAAATAGTGCAGAGCAATTCATCTGTAATTGTATATCATTCAAACTTTTACGATATGATAGATTGGAATGACGTGATAAAATATGCCAATCAGGGCAGCCCAGAACCTGACCGTAGAGTAGAAAAAACTGATGATGAGTGGCGTAAAGAACTAAGTCCGGAGCAGTTTAGAATTACCCGCCTTAAAGGTACAGAAGCAGCTTTTTCAGGCGAGTTATGCCATGCGCACGATCCGGGGCAATATGCCTGCATTTGTTGTGGCACTGTACTATTTGACTCTACACTAAAATTTGAATCCAGCTCTGGCTGGCCAAGCTTTACCGAGCCCGCAAAAGATAATGTTATCAAATATGAAAAAGATACATCTTATGGAATGGTAAGGGTAGAGGTTATGTGCAATGTCTGTGATGGACACTTAGGGCATGTATTTCCTGATGGCCCTCCACCCAGTGGTTTACGCTACTGTATCAATTCAGAATCTATAAAGCTATTGAAAGAAGCTGAATAGCATTAACTGTTAGCAGACAGGATAGTAAGTTTTGTAAAGCTAAAAGCAAACCAACAGATAGTATTTATACCTCTCTCGGTTTGCTTTTTATTTATAGATAGTCACCTGTTACATATTGTCTAGAAGGAATGCAGGGCAAGGTATTTCTTTATACTTCACCTTTGGCTTGCGTCTCTTCAGGTTGTGAATTTTGTAAGCCAGGGAAACCTCGTGTGCTCCTCCTGAGCTTGGGCCCAGAGATGATACACTGATATCGTAGCTATACCCAAACTCTATCTGCTGATATTTCATGCCCACCAGAAAAATTAAGGCATCCTGGCTAATAGTGCTCTCTTCAATATTTTCTTTTGCTGGCATTCCTCTGTACCAAAGGCCTACCATTACCGGATCGTAATGGAAGTTAACCCCCAAATCTAACTGCTCTATACTTCCCTGCTTCTTCAGGATGAATGAAGGGGCAATGCTTGGGATTTTATTCTTTCTGAAAGGACCATTGTATAACCTTATTCTGGCTCCCCCATGTATAGAGGCTTTCATGGCTAGTTTACTGTTATCGCCGATCATGGTGATGTTAGGCTCGTTCATATGATAAGCGGAGATACCTGCCCAAAAGGTTTTACTGTACAACAAAAGGCCGGAACCAAAGTCAAAGTAGTCACTGTCTTTTAATGAGAAAACCAAAGGGTCGTTAGAAGGAGCGGAACCATCTCCGTAGGCAAGCTGGTCTAGCAAAACTACTTTGTCCTTATCAATACCACGAGAACCATACGCAAAGTGTAAGCCTGGTGTTAACACCCAGTCGTTAGACAATTTAATTTTGTAAGAATACAGAAAACCTATGTTGGTAGTACCCATGGCTACCGCGCCTGCCTTATCTACAGATGCCATTACCCCAAAACCGCTACGTGCGTCGCTCATATTATAGTCGTAAGAGAAAGCGTACGTTACGTAGCCATTGGCAATATTTCTCCACTGGTTTCTGTAGTTAGCTACAAAACGGTGCTCTTTCGTAGTTCCTGTAAAAGCGGGGTTTAGGTAAAGAGGGGCGGCGAAAAACTGGCTGAATTGAGGATCCTGTGCCTGAGCAGGTAAGGTGCTGATTATCTTAAATAGCACTATCACCAATGCTACTTTTATATAGAAATAGTGAAGTAATCTTGTGTTTTTATCCTCTGGAAGCGCAATAGCTATGTTTCTGAGATTTCTTGTAGGTTCCATAATTCAGACAGTGATGTGTACTACTCTAATATCATTGTATAGTTCAAATATATATAAAAATTGTTAAATAACATAAAACTTACACATGAATTATTTATATAAAATATATAAAAAGTATAAAAAATAAAGTATTGCAAGCTTAACGCATTGATCTGAAAGAATTTCTTACAAATGATATCTTTTATTACCTGAAAACCAGAGAATGAGGGAAGGCTTACATGAGCCAAATTTTGCAGATAGCGATTAGTATCAAGCTAAAAATGCAATAGCAAGAACTTATTAGCTAACGAAATAGGAGTAAAAGCCTAGAATCACCAACTTGAACTTAGATAGTGTAATTAAAGTTACTTATGATTGCTAGATTTAAATAATCATTAATAATGAGTATAATTTATTAGTTAAGGAATATATGCGGGGATAAAGACTGATGGCTGATTCTTAAACTTTTTGGATAAAATTACATACTCACAAAAAAACCAGCCTGGAATCAGGCTGGCTTTCTATCAACTCAAACCAAGTGCATCATTCTCTGATGCACCGTTATTACCGAATTAGTGTTACGTCTCCGTATTCAGTTTTTCGTTCACCATTGATGAACTTCATATCAATCTTGTAGTAGTAAACATCGGCAGGACAAAGTTCTCCCTGGTAATATCCATCCCAGCCCGAGAATTTATCTTTTCCGCTGAAGATTACTTTACCCCAACGATTGTAGATGGTCATAGACATTTCAGTAATTCCATCTATTATCGGAATAAAGATATCATTACTCAGGTCACCGTATTGATACTGCCCACCGCTTGGTCCTCTGGGGTCTGGCGTAAAGGAGTTAGGTATTCTGGTTTTGCCTGCTTCTGGTTCCTTTACAGATACAACTCGCTCAATTAGTAGGGTATCTGAACAGCCCTGCTCACTAAAAGCGATTAGCATAATGTCGTACTCTCCGGCTTCTGTATAAATATGTGAAGGTTCAAATTCTGTAGAGACAGTACCGTCCCCAAAATGCCACTCATAAGCTGTAGCGCCTATACTCTGGTTGATAGTGGTAATAGGTCTGTCTGGCAGATATACTGTAGGAGGGCCTGCACTAAAGATAGCCTGAGGACTCTGGTAAACTTCTACCAGAAACTCTTTCATAATTAGTTTATGCTCTCCAAAGATATTAGTTGCCTCCAGTTTTACAGAATATTTACCTGGTTGGGTATAAGTGTGTACCGGATGTTCCGCGCTGGATGTACCCGTGCCATCGCCAAAATCCCACTGGAAAGTAGACGGATCTACATAGTTAGACTCATTGGTAAAGGTAACCGTCAGTGGTCCACAACCTGCGTGGAAGTCAGCTTCAAACTCTACAAAGGGTAAGTCAGGATCAATATCAATCACTACGTACTCTTCGTACTCCTGGCTACATCCGTTTTTAGAAACAGTAAGCGTTACATAGTACTGTCCGTGAGTTTCGTAAGTATGCTCACCCGGATCTTTTTCTGTACTGCTTGTACCATCACCAAAATCCCAGAAGTAATCCCAGTCTCCTTCGTTTGTCATGTTCTCTATGCTAATAGTAGAGTTAGGGAGATTCTGATGCGTAGGGGTCACGCTAAAATATGGCTTTAGCTCAGGGTGAACAACGATCTCAAAAATCTCTGGTTCTGCCTGGCAGCGGTCAGTACTTGCCTCATACACTACTTCGTACGTAAGCGTTTCAGTAGTCAGGTTTGGCAAAATATACGATACTGACTTGCTGCTTCTTTCTTCCAGTACTTCCTGAGTACCTTTGACTCTATAGTACCAGCGATGAGACTGAGCACCAAAAGAGTTATTGGTAAAATGAACTAGCAGTGGCCCGCACCCTTCTTCTTTATCATGCTCTACTCTAATCTCTGGAGTAGGGTATACATGCACGCTGTTAGTAGCTCTATCAGTACAGCCTATCTCATCATGTGTTGCAATAAGCGTTACCTGATAGGTCATATCTCTACTACTGGTGTAGTTTACAAAAGTATGCTCAATTACAGCAGAATCGGCAGCAGTAGTAACCACATCTTCAGTTCCATCTCCCCAAACCCAGGTGTAGGTCACACCTTCCAGTATATTCTCATTCTTAAACTGTAGCGTATGAGGGCTACAAGCCGCATTGTCGCCTACTACGCTAAACTCAGCCACTGCATGTCCTACTTTTACTACTGCTTCCTGATCTGT
This window of the Porifericola rhodea genome carries:
- the msrB gene encoding peptide-methionine (R)-S-oxide reductase MsrB, translating into MIDWNDVIKYANQGSPEPDRRVEKTDDEWRKELSPEQFRITRLKGTEAAFSGELCHAHDPGQYACICCGTVLFDSTLKFESSSGWPSFTEPAKDNVIKYEKDTSYGMVRVEVMCNVCDGHLGHVFPDGPPPSGLRYCINSESIKLLKEAE
- a CDS encoding PorP/SprF family type IX secretion system membrane protein, encoding MEPTRNLRNIAIALPEDKNTRLLHYFYIKVALVIVLFKIISTLPAQAQDPQFSQFFAAPLYLNPAFTGTTKEHRFVANYRNQWRNIANGYVTYAFSYDYNMSDARSGFGVMASVDKAGAVAMGTTNIGFLYSYKIKLSNDWVLTPGLHFAYGSRGIDKDKVVLLDQLAYGDGSAPSNDPLVFSLKDSDYFDFGSGLLLYSKTFWAGISAYHMNEPNITMIGDNSKLAMKASIHGGARIRLYNGPFRKNKIPSIAPSFILKKQGSIEQLDLGVNFHYDPVMVGLWYRGMPAKENIEESTISQDALIFLVGMKYQQIEFGYSYDISVSSLGPSSGGAHEVSLAYKIHNLKRRKPKVKYKEIPCPAFLLDNM